The Niastella koreensis GR20-10 genome includes a window with the following:
- a CDS encoding DinB family protein, translating to MSLSASVCSRLQHQHETIYELIRGFSEEQLRQRLQPGKWSAFEQLAHLVSYQPVFMQRLQIIHQENQPSFNRYVADHDPAFIACCKRSLQDLLDDLLARRSGITNYLMTLTEPAAGRTGHHPKYGSLTIVEWTEFFLLHEAHHLFSIFMLTRSTQPG from the coding sequence ATGTCCTTGTCTGCATCTGTTTGTAGCCGGTTGCAACATCAGCATGAAACCATTTATGAATTAATACGTGGATTTTCAGAAGAGCAATTGCGACAGCGTTTACAACCTGGAAAATGGAGTGCCTTTGAGCAGTTAGCCCATCTGGTTTCATACCAGCCCGTTTTTATGCAACGGTTGCAAATAATACATCAGGAAAACCAACCGTCGTTCAACCGGTATGTGGCCGACCATGACCCTGCATTTATTGCATGTTGTAAAAGATCGTTACAGGATTTACTCGATGATCTGTTGGCCCGGCGTTCAGGCATCACCAATTATCTTATGACATTAACCGAACCGGCAGCAGGCAGAACCGGGCATCATCCTAAATATGGATCATTGACGATTGTAGAGTGGACAGAATTTTTCCTGCTGCATGAAGCACATCATCTATTCAGCATTTTTATGCTAACACGATCAACCCAACCAGGGTAA
- a CDS encoding radical SAM/SPASM domain-containing protein gives MPAINWHDSFNLLSRLTPRRAWNAGKVLSSYYISKITGKPVQWGYPISISFEPTTSCNLRCPECPSGLRAFTRPTGMLQNDFFRQTIDQLSKELLYLVFYFQGEPYLNPAFLDMVKYAAEKGIYTATSTNAHYLTDENARKTVESGLDRLIISIDGTTQDVYQQYRVGGKLHKVLEGARNIVKWKKELKSKTPFVFFQFLVVKPNEHQIEDVKRLAQDIGVDEVRFKTAQVYDYETDPNNLIPTIEKYSRYRKNQQGQTEFKNALNNHCWRLWHATVISWDGLVVPCCFDKDAQHPLGDLKGKSFKEIWHNDKYKRFRKQVLMSRKNIDICANCSEGTRVWGD, from the coding sequence ATGCCCGCAATTAACTGGCACGATAGTTTCAATTTATTATCGAGGTTAACACCCCGCCGAGCATGGAATGCCGGTAAGGTACTAAGCAGTTATTATATTAGTAAAATAACCGGCAAGCCAGTACAGTGGGGGTATCCGATCTCTATTTCGTTTGAACCTACCACGTCTTGCAACCTGCGTTGTCCGGAATGCCCCAGTGGCTTACGGGCATTTACCCGTCCAACGGGGATGTTACAAAATGATTTCTTCCGGCAAACCATTGACCAGTTGTCAAAGGAGTTGCTGTACCTGGTATTTTATTTTCAGGGAGAACCGTACCTCAATCCGGCTTTTCTGGATATGGTAAAATATGCGGCGGAAAAGGGTATTTATACGGCCACTTCTACAAACGCCCATTACCTCACCGATGAAAATGCACGTAAAACGGTAGAAAGCGGGTTAGACCGCCTCATCATATCCATTGATGGCACTACCCAGGACGTATATCAACAATACCGGGTGGGCGGAAAATTGCATAAGGTACTGGAGGGCGCCCGCAATATTGTGAAGTGGAAAAAAGAATTAAAAAGTAAAACGCCGTTTGTGTTCTTCCAGTTCCTGGTTGTAAAACCAAACGAGCATCAGATAGAAGATGTAAAGCGCCTGGCACAGGACATAGGGGTTGATGAAGTACGGTTTAAAACAGCGCAGGTGTACGATTATGAGACCGACCCCAATAATCTGATCCCTACTATTGAAAAATACAGCAGGTACCGCAAAAACCAGCAGGGGCAAACGGAGTTTAAGAATGCCCTGAACAACCATTGCTGGCGGTTATGGCATGCCACGGTTATAAGCTGGGATGGTTTGGTGGTGCCCTGTTGCTTTGATAAAGATGCCCAGCATCCCCTTGGAGACCTGAAAGGTAAAAGCTTTAAAGAGATCTGGCATAACGATAAGTATAAGCGATTTCGGAAGCAGGTATTGATGAGCAGGAAAAATATTGACATTTGCGCCAATTGCAGTGAGGGTACCAGAGTTTGGGGAGATTGA
- a CDS encoding glycoside hydrolase family 25 protein yields the protein MAKNKKAAIFWRIALGLIVAATVVMLMFRVYEWYQERRAHFARYEAFGIEIPTRYTIHGIDVSRYQETIDWESVKAMNVEGLKLGFTFIKATEGLVNEDRYYKRNWKRAKEAGMARGAYHFFIATKNGKAQAEHFIKTVELGPGDLPPVLDVEATYGVPYKKVRERVKEWLVTVENYYGVKPMIYANVDFYQQVLKDEFDEYPLWVAHYLQKEKPRIYRTWHFWQYSEQGHVNGIFCRVDFNAFSGDSTEFKNLLFH from the coding sequence ATGGCAAAAAATAAAAAGGCAGCCATTTTCTGGAGAATTGCCCTTGGCCTGATCGTAGCTGCTACTGTGGTTATGCTCATGTTTCGCGTATATGAATGGTACCAGGAGCGTCGGGCGCATTTTGCCCGGTATGAGGCATTTGGTATAGAAATTCCCACCCGGTATACCATCCATGGCATTGACGTTTCCCGCTACCAGGAAACTATTGACTGGGAGAGCGTTAAAGCGATGAATGTGGAAGGGCTGAAATTGGGCTTTACTTTTATCAAGGCTACCGAAGGTTTGGTTAACGAGGACCGCTATTATAAACGTAACTGGAAACGCGCCAAGGAGGCCGGAATGGCCCGCGGCGCTTATCATTTTTTTATAGCCACCAAAAACGGCAAGGCACAGGCCGAACACTTTATAAAAACAGTTGAACTGGGTCCCGGCGATTTGCCCCCCGTACTGGATGTGGAAGCTACCTATGGGGTGCCTTATAAAAAAGTTCGGGAACGGGTGAAAGAATGGCTGGTTACCGTAGAAAACTACTACGGGGTTAAACCCATGATCTACGCAAATGTGGATTTTTACCAACAAGTGCTGAAAGATGAGTTTGATGAATACCCATTATGGGTGGCCCACTACCTGCAAAAAGAAAAACCGCGGATCTACCGCACCTGGCATTTTTGGCAATACAGTGAACAGGGCCACGTAAACGGAATCTTTTGCCGGGTTGACTTCAATGCCTTCAGCGGCGACTCCACCGAGTTTAAAAATTTACTGTTCCATTAA